Part of the Methanobacterium paludis genome is shown below.
ATTCTGTGCCTTCAAGAAAAACTCCGGAGATGAAGGTGCATACTTCTTAAGCATTGATGAAGTAGTTAGAAGGGCTAAAAAAGCATGGGATCAGGGAGCCACTGAAGTATGTATACAGGGAGGACTTCACCCGGATATTGATGCATATTTTTACGAGGAATTACTTCTAAAAATCAGAGAGGAGCTTCCAGACATTTACATACATGCATTTTCCCCCATGGAGATATACTGCGGGGCAAAAAAAGCTGATATGTCTTTTAAAGAAGAACTTAAGATGCTTAAAGAGGCAGGGCTCAATTCAATCCCTGGAAATGCTGCAGAGATCTTAAACGATGATGTGAGAAAAGTTCTCTGTCCATCAAAACTCAAAACAGCAGAGTGGATTGAAGTTGTGGAAACTGCCCACAAAACAGGCGTACCAACAACATGCACAATGATGTACGGTCATATTGAACAGTTAAAACATAGGGTGGAACATCTGGATATTTTGAGGGGTATCCAGGAGAGAACTGGCGGATTTACAGAGTTCGTGCCACTTACATTTATGCACACACTGACCCCAATTTACAAAACTGGAATTTCAAGTCCGGGATCAACTGGTATAGAGGATCTTAAAGTCTACGCAGTTTCAAGGCTCATGTTCGGAGATCTTTTAGAGAACATCCAGGTCTCATGGGTCAAACTGGGATTCAAATTTGCACAGTACTGTCTCATGGCAGGTGCAAATGATATGGGCGGAACACTTGGAGAGGAGAACATATCAAAATCAGCAGGGGCAAAA
Proteins encoded:
- the cofH gene encoding 5-amino-6-(D-ribitylamino)uracil--L-tyrosine 4-hydroxyphenyl transferase CofH, translated to MFEQFNIDPQIEEILNKAIKTRISQDEALKLMETTGRELQALLMAADARREEIVGDNVTYIRNWNINFTNICTGTCGFCAFKKNSGDEGAYFLSIDEVVRRAKKAWDQGATEVCIQGGLHPDIDAYFYEELLLKIREELPDIYIHAFSPMEIYCGAKKADMSFKEELKMLKEAGLNSIPGNAAEILNDDVRKVLCPSKLKTAEWIEVVETAHKTGVPTTCTMMYGHIEQLKHRVEHLDILRGIQERTGGFTEFVPLTFMHTLTPIYKTGISSPGSTGIEDLKVYAVSRLMFGDLLENIQVSWVKLGFKFAQYCLMAGANDMGGTLGEENISKSAGAKYGVYTSPEDFKRVIRNLGRTPAERNTLYTDIKQV